Within Wyeomyia smithii strain HCP4-BCI-WySm-NY-G18 chromosome 2, ASM2978416v1, whole genome shotgun sequence, the genomic segment ttaacatATATTTTCAATAAGCATTCTAATCGTATTTTTGTTAGTTTCCATTGAATTCTGTGGCGTTCTACGATGGATTTAGTTGGTTTAGGTGAATTTTCAATGCTTCGGTCACTGAACTGAATTCGACGCTTCGGTCACTTGGACAAGTCCGAAAACAATTAGCAACATGCGTCCAGGAggaaacacaaataaatcaatCATCATGAGACTTCGAAATAATTTTCTTATATCTCAAGGTGAAAGAAAACATTGAGGTATTGCGATAGTTTTcgtgaaaataaatgaaaaatatttttgagttCGGTTGTGAATCatatttactttatttttttttttaattcttccgAAAAACGGATATTTTGGGAAAACATCAATTTTTCAAAGCAAAAGTTTTCTTAGCTCAATCGAAATTTACATTAGGTACAATATTCATTTCAGTTCATTTATTGGTAGTTCGAACTTTCCCAGGTCAGCTAGTATTCGATAAAAAAGGATAGTTTTGCGATTTTTTGATTATTGTATAGAGCTCCATTCAGTACAATCTAGCAGTGTTCTGGTAAACAGTAATTGAACTGATTCCTATTTTTAACCCAAAACTCAACTGATTCCCTCAACGCAATACACCTGCAGGACACAACCACAACTGCCTTGCCTCCACAGCCAAAGGACACAGGTCTGGCGCATGCGCCTCAAATCCCTTCGAAATGTGCCTTACCTCCCACAACAAGAATACACGGAGTGTCAGTAACAAAAACAGAGACGCGAAGGCAAACACCTGTTTGCCAAAGGTCATTCGTCCTACGTTCATATTTACCTCTCTGAAATCCGACCTCTAGTTAGTGTTACTGTTGCTGTTTTTCCTCGCTATCCACCTGCAGAAAGTTGCACACATAAATATTGCACGCTTGCGGTTATTATCGACCGCCAGAGCAGAACGATTATCCTCTCGCCATCCGTAGGCCGTGCTTCCTTATCAATCCTGCTCCATCATCGTCGTTGGTATGTTATCGATTTTTATTAGTAACTCAAGCCAAACTAATACAGCAAGTGCTTTCTACGCTCTAGGTGTGACGGATGGGACGTGCTTTAGTTCCAATTTGTACGTCTGATTAAGTTGAGTGGTACCGAAATGACGTCCGGCCATAAACACCTGTACTCATGTGTGACCTTCATCGTGTTTATGGTGGTAATTAATTTCTACAAGAACAAAATCAATCAAGCCCGCGAAAGGGAGGCTTTTGTGCGTGCCAAGGCCAAAGCTAATGTCGGCGGACAAGTCGGACGGCATGCGTTTCATCAGACTCAGGCGAGAAAACAACATCTGCTCCATTTGGACGAATTCGGTGGAAGAGACGAATCCGACAGTTGGTACGATTTTAGTGGGGAAAGTTCCACCGAAGCTGGTGTTCCCGAGTACGAATCGATCCTGGACCGCATGAGAGAGTACCCGGAGGTGTGCCGTGACATGGAGGTATTTTACTTTTCCAGGGAGAAAACGTTCGAGACGTTTAACAGTAGAAAGCTGCGGGAGAGGAAGCCCGCGGGCTCCCAAATTACCACCGACCACGACTCCAACTCTTCAATGTACGTTTTCTTATCGGTATTGATAATACTGTTGATTGCGGCCGCCGTTGATATTGCCAAACACATTCGTGACATTCCGAGACAAGATAACATCCGTCGTCTGTCGCTTCAGAACTATCAGACGCTGATTCGGGAAAAGCAGAAGCAGTTTCGCCTGATGAAGCAACACTACTCCCAACCGTCAATGAGCTTCGGCGGTTCGTTCGATGATCCAGCAGCAATCGAGTCAGATGTTAAGCGGATATTCGGAACGCCGCCCAAACCGAACCAAACGGCACTGCTGCGACGACAGTCCGTGCCGGCTTTTAGTTGTCGCCCTGCGACTGGCAAGCAGCTGTTCCGGAGACCTTCGGCGGACTCTTTCGCATCGGCTGGTGAAGTTCGTGAGCTGGATAGCAAGGGGATAGCTAAGAATGGTTCTCCGACGGAAATTCGACGGAGAGTGCGGATGATTCATCGACACTGAATTGCTCAACTGTAATCTCTCAGCTGTAATTGGTAACGTTTTGTGATAAGGTACAGGTTAGGGTTCCGGCTTTTGTCGAATGAACATACGAAAGTGTAACTTTGATGTGATTTTCTAAATGATAAACTTCTAGATGTTAGTGTTAGTGTGAGGTCGGAGCAATTTTCTATCGATGGTGTTTTTACAAGTCACGCTTAACTAGTTCGGGTACATGACCAACTCATCCTCTTTTTcttatttaacttgatcagtagtgttcgacatcggacgaAATAGAGTATGGAATATTCGATTCGAAGGGATAGATCGATTTTGTTTCGGAACTtggattttatttatatttttaatccCGAATATTATGAAATCTCAAACCGGACAAGTCACAAAACCAGTAAGCAAACCAGGTCAACTGTTGTTAAACCAGATTCCAAAGCTTTTGGTTTGCTGTTCAATTCCCAAGTGACTGTTTTTTGCTATTTGTTTTTTCACTGTGATAAACTATTGAAATGATTGTTCTCATTTGAGAAGATGGAAAGCTTGATAGGACTTAAGGGATTATATACACTAGCACGATGCAAGAAATCGAAACAATTTCTGGTCGTATTTAAATTACCTACATGCTTTCAAGaatatttcatgaaaatttcgTAGTAAAACCAGAGTTATGACAATTGTCAGTGCACTAATTCGATCGAATcgaattttaaactaaactctTTCGAAAACATATTTCACCAAAGATGGTTCGCGGTATACAATTTCTaaaaattcgtttttcaaaACTAAATGGAGGATAGTATCTTAAATACGACCACCTTTTGACCCAGGACTACGCAAAGTACCTGGTAACCATTTTTTGCTAAGGTCACTAGTTTTTGCTGCaatttaagttttaaaaaattaagatataaaattgaaaattcttggaatttTCTACGCAATACCAAAGAAAGTTATAGGAACCGAGCTTGTGATCCTATGAATTTCACCCAACTCAATTGTATTTCAACCTACCCTTTTGTTAGTTTACTATTGAACCTTTACATTCGCACATTGAGACATGTATtcgaaatataataataaacaaaatttagcaaaacacaACAATGATAACAGGGGTCTTCATGTGGAGCTTGAATTCAAATACCCacccgtaaactgtgtatcttctccactaaaaaataattttgtgtcTAGTACAGTACAAGCAACTTCATTCACAAATTTACAttgttttaaggggttatatacctttttggtcgagaaaaatgagggaagtttgaatttatttttaagtgcatagcaccatttttattgcatcaaagtgatatttttttgaaagtacagtttaacaacaacaaaaaaatacgtttgattttgagatataccaattattactggagtaatggccgtttccccgaaacgcttttttttgcagaggcttgcggtgatcctgatagagactcagcgggtcaaccgaaatcaaaaaactcatattatttcattagtttagaagtgtgccgggtccttgaacgattgcttttatgagtattttgttttcagtgcaaacgggaacgtttttcccaaaaaatgcacgttttgagcgctaaaaattaaattaaatttttttttgcggcaaaatgtaactggatgtttcaaaaagcgatcgttcaaggaccggcgaatttaataactaaaatttagaaaaaaagattttggaaatcggttcagtagttttcccgcaatcaggatcacaatacaaaacaatatcgcacgctagcctgggaggctaatgcggtctcgatcaactagattagttgagagaatacgttatcgatattgtttttggcacattttgcatgttataggataagtacaacgatacaccgtgccccagtgctgagtcgagaaaatttccagctcaagatcctcgacctgatcgagaatcgaacccgatatcacaaccgtgtgggagagcttaCCGAccaacatcgctaaccacagaaccacgggaatCAGGAtgacggcaaagtcattttccgaaaaacactattccgagataatcgcgtgtaaagtttcaaggttAGCTTATGCGGTCGTGGCGAGGCACGCTGCAAATCGCtgtaactttcttcctattgctcagatctttatgaaaatgttctcaagatgttgtatttcaaaataatgcaataaaatttttttcggttttttgaaaactaagaaggtatataaccccttaacaaTTATTCTGAACTGCGGGGTACTCCTAACAGGGTGGCAAAGCGAATGTTTAACTACTTCAATTTTGCTCGAAGGCGCTTAGAAGTGCCGTTTGTATTTAACCATCAATTATATATTAGAAGTTTCGATTAATTCGATAGCAGGGGTTCGAATATATTCTGCTTTCTACTTAAATTTATTACGAAAAGCGTTTTGTACTGTACAGAATTCCTATCGCTACCTGACATtaccaatttaatttttttattgatctaGAAATCgattatatattattatatattatatatattacaGTTTAGCAATCTTTTTGAAACCGTtttaaaatttctcaaaaactttTGCTTTCACCAAACAGTAACACAATATCATAAAGAAAATATTCTGATAGTTTTGTGAAGAACTGCCTATACAGTTGATTTTAGTCAGTTTTGCGGC encodes:
- the LOC129725915 gene encoding uncharacterized protein LOC129725915, with product MTSGHKHLYSCVTFIVFMVVINFYKNKINQAREREAFVRAKAKANVGGQVGRHAFHQTQARKQHLLHLDEFGGRDESDSWYDFSGESSTEAGVPEYESILDRMREYPEVCRDMEVFYFSREKTFETFNSRKLRERKPAGSQITTDHDSNSSMYVFLSVLIILLIAAAVDIAKHIRDIPRQDNIRRLSLQNYQTLIREKQKQFRLMKQHYSQPSMSFGGSFDDPAAIESDVKRIFGTPPKPNQTALLRRQSVPAFSCRPATGKQLFRRPSADSFASAGEVRELDSKGIAKNGSPTEIRRRVRMIHRH